Proteins from a genomic interval of Cuculus canorus isolate bCucCan1 chromosome 17, bCucCan1.pri, whole genome shotgun sequence:
- the LOC104064147 gene encoding somatomedin-B and thrombospondin type-1 domain-containing protein isoform X3, producing the protein MLSFPSAPLSGPLTAVGCVVGSWGPWSRCSSPCGVGSKARSRQVTIPPWHGGEPCPDLKQRRGCLGEHPTCGAAKGNTSPMGIPRPSCMSIPAAHPKVSVTIPVPYPGCSAARGGQGIAQLLWPGLQGSLVESQAAAAGGAIWVGPPCRGQDWTRWLHRDKRVCVECWGDAAHRRSHCTGHGLQGASRSRTAITDQ; encoded by the exons ATGCTCTCTTTTCCCTCCGCTCCCCTGTCCGGCCCGCTGACAGCAGTGGGCTGCGTGGTGGGGTCCTGGGGGCCGTGGAGCAGGTGCAGCTCCCCGTGCGGGGTTGGCAGCAAGGCCCGCAGCCGCCAGGTCACCATCCCACCCTGGCACGGAGGGGAGCCCTGTCCTGACCTCAAGCAGCGCCGAGGCTGCCTCGGGGAGCACCCCACCTGCGGGGCGGCCAAAGGTAACACGAGTCCCATGGGGATACCCCGTCCCTCCTGCATGAGCATCCCCGCTGCCCATCCCAAGGTGTCTGtaaccatccctgtcccctaCCCTGGCTGCTCGGCTGCCAGAGGTGGCCAAGGTATTGCCCAGCTCCTTTGGCCGGGACTTCAGGGATCCCTGGTGGaaagccaggctgctgctgccggAGGAGCCATCTGG GTAGGGCCCCCCTGCCGCGGGCAGGACTGGACCCGCTGGCTGCACCGCGACAAGCGGGTCTGCGTCGAATGCTGGGGAGACGCAGCCCACCGCCGCTCCCATTGCACTGGACATGGGCTGCAAGGAGCCAG CCGGTCCAGAACAGCAATCACGGATCAGTGA
- the LOC104064147 gene encoding SCO-spondin isoform X2: MLSFPSAPLSGPLTAVGCVVGSWGPWSRCSSPCGVGSKARSRQVTIPPWHGGEPCPDLKQRRGCLGEHPTCGAAKGNTSPMGIPRPSCMSIPAAHPKVSVTIPVPYPGCSAARGGQGIAQLLWPGLQGSLVESQAAAAGGAIWLLRLFPPDAGRAPLPRAGLDPLAAPRQAGLRRMLGRRSPPPLPLHWTWAARSQPVQNSNHGSVSPGPASHF, from the exons ATGCTCTCTTTTCCCTCCGCTCCCCTGTCCGGCCCGCTGACAGCAGTGGGCTGCGTGGTGGGGTCCTGGGGGCCGTGGAGCAGGTGCAGCTCCCCGTGCGGGGTTGGCAGCAAGGCCCGCAGCCGCCAGGTCACCATCCCACCCTGGCACGGAGGGGAGCCCTGTCCTGACCTCAAGCAGCGCCGAGGCTGCCTCGGGGAGCACCCCACCTGCGGGGCGGCCAAAGGTAACACGAGTCCCATGGGGATACCCCGTCCCTCCTGCATGAGCATCCCCGCTGCCCATCCCAAGGTGTCTGtaaccatccctgtcccctaCCCTGGCTGCTCGGCTGCCAGAGGTGGCCAAGGTATTGCCCAGCTCCTTTGGCCGGGACTTCAGGGATCCCTGGTGGaaagccaggctgctgctgccggAGGAGCCATCTGG ctacTGCGCCTATTTCCGCCTGACGCAGGTAGGGCCCCCCTGCCGCGGGCAGGACTGGACCCGCTGGCTGCACCGCGACAAGCGGGTCTGCGTCGAATGCTGGGGAGACGCAGCCCACCGCCGCTCCCATTGCACTGGACATGGGCTGCAAGGAGCCAG CCGGTCCAGAACAGCAATCACGGATCAGTGAGCCCTGGCCCAGCCTCCCATTTCTGA
- the LOC104064147 gene encoding somatomedin-B and thrombospondin type-1 domain-containing protein isoform X1 produces the protein MLSFPSAPLSGPLTAVGCVVGSWGPWSRCSSPCGVGSKARSRQVTIPPWHGGEPCPDLKQRRGCLGEHPTCGAAKGNTSPMGIPRPSCMSIPAAHPKVSVTIPVPYPGCSAARGGQGIAQLLWPGLQGSLVESQAAAAGGAIWVGPPCRGQDWTRWLHRDKRVCVECWGDAAHRRSHCTGHGLQGARTFWVAASVVGCQGSWVQEGLQEDCVCPPPALIFV, from the exons ATGCTCTCTTTTCCCTCCGCTCCCCTGTCCGGCCCGCTGACAGCAGTGGGCTGCGTGGTGGGGTCCTGGGGGCCGTGGAGCAGGTGCAGCTCCCCGTGCGGGGTTGGCAGCAAGGCCCGCAGCCGCCAGGTCACCATCCCACCCTGGCACGGAGGGGAGCCCTGTCCTGACCTCAAGCAGCGCCGAGGCTGCCTCGGGGAGCACCCCACCTGCGGGGCGGCCAAAGGTAACACGAGTCCCATGGGGATACCCCGTCCCTCCTGCATGAGCATCCCCGCTGCCCATCCCAAGGTGTCTGtaaccatccctgtcccctaCCCTGGCTGCTCGGCTGCCAGAGGTGGCCAAGGTATTGCCCAGCTCCTTTGGCCGGGACTTCAGGGATCCCTGGTGGaaagccaggctgctgctgccggAGGAGCCATCTGG GTAGGGCCCCCCTGCCGCGGGCAGGACTGGACCCGCTGGCTGCACCGCGACAAGCGGGTCTGCGTCGAATGCTGGGGAGACGCAGCCCACCGCCGCTCCCATTGCACTGGACATGGGCTGCAAGGAGCCAG GACATTTTGGGTGGCTGCCTCTGTCGTGGGGTGCCAAGGCTCGTGGGtgcaggaggggctgcaggaggattGTGTCTGCCCTCCGCCGGCTCTCATCTTCGTGTAG
- the LOC104064147 gene encoding somatomedin-B and thrombospondin type-1 domain-containing protein isoform X4 — translation MLSFPSAPLSGPLTAVGCVVGSWGPWSRCSSPCGVGSKARSRQVTIPPWHGGEPCPDLKQRRGCLGEHPTCGAAKEVAKVLPSSFGRDFRDPWWKARLLLPEEPSGYCAYFRLTQVGPPCRGQDWTRWLHRDKRVCVECWGDAAHRRSHCTGHGLQGARTFWVAASVVGCQGSWVQEGLQEDCVCPPPALIFV, via the exons ATGCTCTCTTTTCCCTCCGCTCCCCTGTCCGGCCCGCTGACAGCAGTGGGCTGCGTGGTGGGGTCCTGGGGGCCGTGGAGCAGGTGCAGCTCCCCGTGCGGGGTTGGCAGCAAGGCCCGCAGCCGCCAGGTCACCATCCCACCCTGGCACGGAGGGGAGCCCTGTCCTGACCTCAAGCAGCGCCGAGGCTGCCTCGGGGAGCACCCCACCTGCGGGGCGGCCAAAG AGGTGGCCAAGGTATTGCCCAGCTCCTTTGGCCGGGACTTCAGGGATCCCTGGTGGaaagccaggctgctgctgccggAGGAGCCATCTGG ctacTGCGCCTATTTCCGCCTGACGCAGGTAGGGCCCCCCTGCCGCGGGCAGGACTGGACCCGCTGGCTGCACCGCGACAAGCGGGTCTGCGTCGAATGCTGGGGAGACGCAGCCCACCGCCGCTCCCATTGCACTGGACATGGGCTGCAAGGAGCCAG GACATTTTGGGTGGCTGCCTCTGTCGTGGGGTGCCAAGGCTCGTGGGtgcaggaggggctgcaggaggattGTGTCTGCCCTCCGCCGGCTCTCATCTTCGTGTAG
- the SLC25A1 gene encoding tricarboxylate transport protein, mitochondrial — MPGPAAPRSLAAAAPAGKAKLTHPGKAILAGGLAGGIEICITFPTEYVKTQLQLDEKANPPRYKGIGDCVKQTVRDHGIRGLYRGLSSLVYGSIPKAAVRFGMFEFLSNQMRDEKGRLDSTRGLICGLGAGVAEAVVVVCPMETIKVKFIHDQCSPKPKYRGFFHGVREIVREQGLKGTYQGLTATVLKQGSNQAIRFFVMTSLKNWYKGDDPNKVINPFVTGVFGALAGAASVFGNTPLDVVKTRMQGLEAHKYKSTWDCAYQIMKYEGPLAFYKGTVPRLGRVCLDVAIVFVIYDEVVKFLNKVWKTD; from the exons GTGGCCTGGCTGGAGGGATTGAGATCTGCATCACATTCCCCACCGAGTATGTGAAgacacagctgcagctggatgAAAAGGCAAACCCTCCCCGCTACAAGGGTATCG GAGACTGCGTGAAGCAGACGGTCCGTGACCATGGCATCCGAGGGCTGTACCGGGGACTCAGCTCGCTGGTATACGGCTCCATCCCCAAAGCCGCTGTCAG GTTCGGGATGTTCGAGTTCCTCAGCAACCAGATGAGAGATGAGAAAGGGCGGCTGGACAGCACACGGGGCCTTATCTGCGGGCTGGGCGCTGGCGTGGCCGAGGCTGTGGTGGTGGTCTGCCCCATGGAGACCATAAAG GTGAAGTTTATCCATGACCAGTGCTCCCCCAAGCCCAAATACCGCGGCTTCTTCCATGGTGTTCGGGAGATTGTTCGGGAACAGG GACTGAAGGGGACCTACCAAGGCTTAACTGCAACTGTCCTCAAGCAAGGATCAAACCAGGCCATCCGCTTCTTCGTCATGACCTCACTCAAGAACTGGTATAAAG gGGATGATCCCAACAAGGTCATCAACCCCTTTGTCACGGGGGTGTTTGGAGCCCTTGCTGGAGCTGCAAGTGTCTTCGGCAACACCCCCTTGGACGTGGTGAAGACCAGGATGCAG GGGCTGGAAGCGCACAAGTACAAGAGCACCTGGGACTGTGCCTACCAGATCATGAAATATGAAGGGCCTCTGGC GTTTTACAAGGGTACAGTCCCTCGCCTGGGCCGTGTCTGCCTCGACGTCGCCATCGTCTTCGTCATCTACGATGAGGTGGTCAAGTTCCTCAACAAAGTGTGGAAAACGGACTGA